DNA sequence from the Cyanobium sp. WAJ14-Wanaka genome:
AGCTCTGCGAGGCGATTACAAAAAATGGCATAGTCCATAATTCGATCATTTTTTTTGCCGTCAGCCCTCGTAATATATATTCTTTTCCCTGAAACTGTTTGCCGATCTAGAGTTTGTTTTTCGATTACTCCCTTTAGCCCTGTAATTGCATTACTATGCTCATCTATGCAGGGTATTACAATATTATGGAAAGAATGTATGCCATTAATGCGAGGGAGCACATAATGGTTTTTTTTACCCTTCAAGACAGATTCTAATATGGATTTGTGTAGATCAATGTAATCATCTGGAACTAACAGGCTTTCAAGGGATGAAAGATATGGGTATGCTAGCGCGCTTTGATAAAGTGCAGCAACCTTATTGGCCACAAAATGGCCAAAATGAGATTGACCACCTATCCCTAATAACGGGTATTCGGAGACATAATTGAGATGATAATTAAATTCTCTTAGCTGACACTCATAAGTTTTTTCTTCTATCTCCCTAAAAAACGGCCAATGACTACACCAATCAATTGAATCATTCCCTATGTACAGCATATTTCTGCTATTAAGCGGAAAAATAATTTTGTCCCCATTATCCCAATACCAGCATAGAAATCTTATTTTTGAAAACAATGCGTACCCTGTTTCATAGTCATTCCGCATCATGCCATATAGGAGTGCCAATGAACTACTTGTCATTCCTAGTGAGCGGAGCCCTCTGATTTGATTTTTTGTGTGTTTATCTTTAACTGTCTGGCGTGTTACCGTCAGTGTTTCAAGATATTTATCCTGACTTGCCCATTCGCTAAAATTGTTGGTAATCTTGATTTGCATCTTGAGTTTGTTAATAATGGTTGGTTTGTGCTACAACTGTATTATAGTATGGTTTGTTGACTTTGCTGGCAGAAGGGGCTCTTGTGTAAGCTTTTCTATATTTTAAATTGCTGTAATGACTATTACTCTCATTGACTTCCCTTTTCCCCAATATTTAAGTGTAAATTTCCCCATGTGTCTCCTTCCCATTGGGGTGAATTTTGGTTATTTTTCTGATAAGATTCAGTCAATGTCCTCCCCTATTGTTGTCCATGCAATGCAGTCTCAGTCGTGAGCAGTTAACTAACTATCTCTCAACACAATTATTTAATTTTTTTCCAGATTTCAAGGAAA
Encoded proteins:
- a CDS encoding glycosyltransferase family 61 protein: MQIKITNNFSEWASQDKYLETLTVTRQTVKDKHTKNQIRGLRSLGMTSSSLALLYGMMRNDYETGYALFSKIRFLCWYWDNGDKIIFPLNSRNMLYIGNDSIDWCSHWPFFREIEEKTYECQLREFNYHLNYVSEYPLLGIGGQSHFGHFVANKVAALYQSALAYPYLSSLESLLVPDDYIDLHKSILESVLKGKKNHYVLPRINGIHSFHNIVIPCIDEHSNAITGLKGVIEKQTLDRQTVSGKRIYITRADGKKNDRIMDYAIFCNRLAELDYQIINPLGHSFDERLSLIGDSELILTDPGSCALNGLLFGNIKSILKCMIPKRVISSVQCTIINQLCLGFDQGLSNQWLPLESYNHNPFNPWYDILKPPAKEYLVTLSSSA